The following proteins come from a genomic window of Miscanthus floridulus cultivar M001 chromosome 2, ASM1932011v1, whole genome shotgun sequence:
- the LOC136527711 gene encoding mediator of RNA polymerase II transcription subunit 31-like isoform X1, translated as MTDVESNPGAGGKPPLYKDPDNGSQRFLLELEFVQCLANPTYIHYLAQNRYFEDEAFIGYLKYQKYWQQSEYMKYIMYPHCLFFLELLLQNANFRNAMAHPTSKELAHSQQYFFWKNYRNNRLKHILPRPPPEPTPAPAPSQAPATLPLPASVPTPVAPPVPAPTSSMPPVVAGGASAMSPMQFVGTPGTNMPKNDMRNAMGNRKRKGAS; from the exons ATGACCGACGTCGAGTCCAACCCTGGCGCAGGGGGGAAGCCGCCGCTTTACAAGGATCCTGACAATGGGAGTCAGCGGTTCCTACTCGAGTTGGAGTTCGTGCAGTGCCTCGCCAACCCTACCTACATCCACT ATCTAGCACAGAATAGATATTTCGAGGATGAGGCATTTATCGGGTACCTCAAGTACCAAAAATACTGGCAGCAGTCGGAGTATATGAAATACATAAT GTATCCACACTGCCTTTTCTTtcttgagctcctcctccaaaATGCCAATTTCCGAAATGCCATGGCACATCCAACAAGCAAG GAGCTTGCTCATAGTCAGCAATATTTCTTCTGGAAAAACTACAGGAATAACAGACTGAAGCACATCCTACCACGCCCTCCTCCTGAACCAACTCCTGCACCTGCACCATCACAAGCGCCTGCTACATTGCCCTTACCAGCATCAGTGCCGACACCTGTAGCTCCACCTGTTCCTGCACCAACATCGTCTATGCCACCTGTGGTAGCAGGTGGTGCATCTGCAATGTCTCCTATGCAATTTGTGGGAACTCCAGGCACTAATATGCCGAAGAATGACATGAGAAATGCTATGGGCAACAGAAAGAGGAA
- the LOC136527711 gene encoding mediator of RNA polymerase II transcription subunit 31-like isoform X2, with translation MTDVESNPGAGGKPPLYKDPDNGSQRFLLELEFVQCLANPTYIHYLAQNRYFEDEAFIGYLKYQKYWQQSEYMKYIMYPHCLFFLELLLQNANFRNAMAHPTSKELAHSQQYFFWKNYRNNRLKHILPRPPPEPTPAPAPSQAPATLPLPASVPTPVAPPVPAPTSSMPPVVAGGASAMSPMQFVGTPGTNMPKNDMRNAMGNRKRKL, from the exons ATGACCGACGTCGAGTCCAACCCTGGCGCAGGGGGGAAGCCGCCGCTTTACAAGGATCCTGACAATGGGAGTCAGCGGTTCCTACTCGAGTTGGAGTTCGTGCAGTGCCTCGCCAACCCTACCTACATCCACT ATCTAGCACAGAATAGATATTTCGAGGATGAGGCATTTATCGGGTACCTCAAGTACCAAAAATACTGGCAGCAGTCGGAGTATATGAAATACATAAT GTATCCACACTGCCTTTTCTTtcttgagctcctcctccaaaATGCCAATTTCCGAAATGCCATGGCACATCCAACAAGCAAG GAGCTTGCTCATAGTCAGCAATATTTCTTCTGGAAAAACTACAGGAATAACAGACTGAAGCACATCCTACCACGCCCTCCTCCTGAACCAACTCCTGCACCTGCACCATCACAAGCGCCTGCTACATTGCCCTTACCAGCATCAGTGCCGACACCTGTAGCTCCACCTGTTCCTGCACCAACATCGTCTATGCCACCTGTGGTAGCAGGTGGTGCATCTGCAATGTCTCCTATGCAATTTGTGGGAACTCCAGGCACTAATATGCCGAAGAATGACATGAGAAATGCTATGGGCAACAGAAAGAGGAA ATTATGA